In Drosophila busckii strain San Diego stock center, stock number 13000-0081.31 chromosome 4, ASM1175060v1, whole genome shotgun sequence, the following proteins share a genomic window:
- the LOC108607340 gene encoding transcriptional activator protein Pur-alpha isoform X1, which translates to MSDLGSGDEGISGSKYNASNMEGSSSRNDFESSGKTSSAVEQELATKMLQIQSKRFYLDVKQNRRGRFIKVAEIGADGRRSQIYLALSTAAEFRDHLSSFSDYYASLAGKIAGPPNTDNLPEDGKLKSEMMIKDNRRYYLDLKENARGRFLRVSQTITRGGPRSQIALPAQGMIEFRDALTDLLEEFGVNDGGFKGDLPEERHMKVDNKNFYFDIGQNNRGVYMRISEVKNNFRTSITIPEKCWVRFRDIFNDYCDKMKKSSDSVTADNNLPTTTINNLK; encoded by the exons ATGTCTGATCTTGGAAGTGGCGACGAAGGCATCTCAGGATCAA AATACAATGCAAGCAATATGGAGGGTTCTTCAAGCAGAAATGACTTTGAATCGTCTGGTAAAA ctAGTAGTGCTGTGGAACAAGagctagcaacaaaaatgctCCAAATACAGTCAAAGCGATTTTACTTAGATGTAAAGCAAAATCGACGAGGACGATTTATTAAAGTCGCAGAG ATTGGAGCTGATGGACGAAGAAGTCAAATATATTTGGCACTATCAACCGCTGCCGAGTTTCGTGATCATCTTTCGTCATTTAGTGACTACTATGCCTCTTTAG cTGGGAAAATTGCAGGGCCCCCAAATACAGACAATTTGCCGGAGGATGGAAAACTAAAGTCTGAGATGATGATAAAGGATAATAGACGATATTATTTGGACTTGAAAGAAAATGCCCGCGGACGATTTCTTCGa GTGTCGCAAACAATCACAAGAGGTGGGCCAAGATCTCAAATTGCTTTACCAGCTCAAGGGATGATTGAATTTCGAGATGCGCTAACAGATTTGTTGGAAGAATTTGGAGTTAATGATGGCGG ctttaaaGGTGACTTACCAGAAGAACGTCACATGAAGGTggacaacaaaaatttttatttcgacATTGGACAAAATAATCGTGGAGTGTACATGCGAATAAGTGAG GTTAAGAACAACTTTCGTACTTCAATAACCATTCCGGAAAAGTGCTGGGTACGCTTTCGGGATATATTCAATGATTATTGcgataaaatgaaaaaatcgTCCGATTCAGTCACTGCCGATAACAATCTACCAACAACTACTATAAATAATCTTAAGTAA
- the LOC108607340 gene encoding transcriptional activator protein Pur-beta isoform X2 yields the protein MSDLGSGDEGISGSKYNASNMEGSSSRNDFESSGKTSSAVEQELATKMLQIQSKRFYLDVKQNRRGRFIKVAEIGADGRRSQIYLALSTAAEFRDHLSSFSDYYASLGPPNTDNLPEDGKLKSEMMIKDNRRYYLDLKENARGRFLRVSQTITRGGPRSQIALPAQGMIEFRDALTDLLEEFGVNDGGFKGDLPEERHMKVDNKNFYFDIGQNNRGVYMRISEVKNNFRTSITIPEKCWVRFRDIFNDYCDKMKKSSDSVTADNNLPTTTINNLK from the exons ATGTCTGATCTTGGAAGTGGCGACGAAGGCATCTCAGGATCAA AATACAATGCAAGCAATATGGAGGGTTCTTCAAGCAGAAATGACTTTGAATCGTCTGGTAAAA ctAGTAGTGCTGTGGAACAAGagctagcaacaaaaatgctCCAAATACAGTCAAAGCGATTTTACTTAGATGTAAAGCAAAATCGACGAGGACGATTTATTAAAGTCGCAGAG ATTGGAGCTGATGGACGAAGAAGTCAAATATATTTGGCACTATCAACCGCTGCCGAGTTTCGTGATCATCTTTCGTCATTTAGTGACTACTATGCCTCTTTAG GGCCCCCAAATACAGACAATTTGCCGGAGGATGGAAAACTAAAGTCTGAGATGATGATAAAGGATAATAGACGATATTATTTGGACTTGAAAGAAAATGCCCGCGGACGATTTCTTCGa GTGTCGCAAACAATCACAAGAGGTGGGCCAAGATCTCAAATTGCTTTACCAGCTCAAGGGATGATTGAATTTCGAGATGCGCTAACAGATTTGTTGGAAGAATTTGGAGTTAATGATGGCGG ctttaaaGGTGACTTACCAGAAGAACGTCACATGAAGGTggacaacaaaaatttttatttcgacATTGGACAAAATAATCGTGGAGTGTACATGCGAATAAGTGAG GTTAAGAACAACTTTCGTACTTCAATAACCATTCCGGAAAAGTGCTGGGTACGCTTTCGGGATATATTCAATGATTATTGcgataaaatgaaaaaatcgTCCGATTCAGTCACTGCCGATAACAATCTACCAACAACTACTATAAATAATCTTAAGTAA
- the LOC108607338 gene encoding NADH-ubiquinone oxidoreductase 49 kDa subunit: MLINIVKRLGTGVHLLKTQSIAAAVNCSILSTNQHRGAAKWYPDPEFMKQFSGPVMYPDEVTSLWKVPPWNNKMVPVEKSVRNLTLNFGPQHPAAHGVLRLVLELDGETVIRADPHIGLLHRGTEKLIEYKTYTQALPYFDRLDYVSMMCNEQCYSLAVEKLLNIDVPLRAKYIRTLFAEITRILNHIMAVGTHALDVGALTPFFWLFEEREKMMEFYERVSGARMHAAYIRPGGVSLDMPLGLMDDIYEFASKFSERLDEVEDVLSTNRIWVQRTENIGIVSAEEALNYGFSGVMLRGSGIRWDLRKQQPYDAYHLVDFDVPIGTKGDCYDRYLCRIEEMRQSLRIIDQCLNKMPAGEIKTDDAKVTPPSRSEMKTSMEALIHHFKLFTQGYQVPPGATYTAIEAPKGEFGVYLVADGSSRPYRCKIKAPGFAHLAALEKIGKQHMLADVVAIIGTLDVVFGEIDR; this comes from the exons atgcttatcAATATTGTAAAGCGTTTGGGCACTGGTGTCCACCTGCTTAAAACGcaatcaattgcagctgctgtaaaTTGCAGTATTTTAAG taCGAATCAGCATCGCGGAGCTGCAAAATGGTATCCTGATCCAGAGTTTATGAAACAATTCAGTGGTCCGGTTATGTATCCCGATGAAGTCACCTCATTGTGGAAAGTGCCACCATGGAACA ACAAAATGGTACCAGTGGAAAAATCTGTACGCAACTTGACTTTAAATTTTGGACCACAGCATCCAGCTGCACATGGTGTACTCAGACTTGTATTGGAGCTCGATGGTGAG ACTGTAATTCGTGCGGATCCACACATCGGGCTACTGCATCGCGGTACCGAGAAGCTAATCGAATATAAAACATACACTCAGGCTCTGCCATACTTTGATCGCTTGGACTATGTGTCAATGATGTGCAATGAACAGTGCTACTCGTTAGCCGTCGAGAAGTTACTGAATATCGATGTGCCTCTGCGAGCAAAATATATTCGAA CATTGTTTGCTGAAATAACTCGCATTCTAAATCACATTATGGCTGTTGGCACTCATGCGTTGGATGTTGGTGCATTAACTCCCTTCTTCTGGCTTTTTGAGGAGCGTGAGAAAATGATGGAATTTTATGAACGCGTCTCTGGAGCACGCATGCACGCAGCATATATTAGACCTGGCGGTGTGTCTTTG GATATGCCGCTGGGATTAATGGATGACATATATGAATTTGCATCGAAATTCTCCGAAAGACTGGACGAGGTTGAAGATGTTCTAAGTACAAATCGCATTTGGGTGCAGCGTACTGAGAATATTGGTATTGTATCTGCTGAAGAAGCTCTGAACTATGGCTTCAGCGGAGTCATGTTGCGAGGATCTGGGATTAGGTGGGATTTGCGAAAACAGCAGCCATATGATGCCTACCATTTGGTCGATTTTGATGTGCCCATTGGCACTAAAGGAGATTGTTATGATCGCTATCTCTGTCGTATTGAGGAGATGCGACAGTCGCTACGGATAATTGATCAGTGTCTAAACAAAATGCCTGCTGGGGAAATAAAAACGGACGATGCAAAAGTTACGCCTCCGTCTCGTTCTGAAATGAAAACTTCGATGGAAGCTCTTATACATCATTTCAAGCTTTTTACCCAAGGCTATCAAGTTCCACCAGGGGCAACATATACAGCGATTGAAGCGCCAAAGGGAGAGTTTGGAGTATATTTAGTTGCTGATGGGTCCAGTCGTCCTTATAGATGCAAGATAAAAGCACCTGGATTTGCACATTTGGCTGCGCTTGAAAAAATTGGAAAGCAACACATGTTGGCagatgttgttgctattattggCACACTAGATGTCGTTTTTGGAGAAATCGATCGATAA
- the LOC108607322 gene encoding uncharacterized protein LOC108607322 isoform X1: MKPRAPIRKESQRFPLEAASVLSRASQSADDEKTQRSSVNAISTRVQSKHFTFLPTALKQYMPKVRNRSQDPAPYLASVLHRFIMSKKNNELSLESIPFSRISGEQYVNLHDIELFHTSSSTISTNSKPQFQPPNAKAASVFTSLTSRVMKATNRVIVKKHSTRSKSSNCANIDSKRKKPDRPKLLIPLPTFGATSFVTLLTLICIETVLLSTMTNCAKTFYMHWNTSNSIFRIDNTDHIIDVNKGNLAFEFDQVHIICPVYEPGTFENETEKYIIYNVSKVEYETCRITNADPRVIAICDKPQKLMFFTITFRPFTPQPGGLEFLPGNDYYFISTSSKDDLYRRIGGRCSTNNMKVVFKVCCAAEEKNKTMTDTTGPISASAENGIVSVGNNLDSTGVHSDSNLNSHGHGHGHNVANTIGISGVNTGSMGRGVSAGSTNSGIQLKPISGMGTSINTNIDHFNRIPIQPNVMGNSIGASGGGVGGGMNVMSGSGTGGIILSPGHGSINMLPPGRGGVHMAYPGHHHIQTGIRINNVQTQQSNQHPQHKGDSNVNNNGKDRIKSQTKDGRFYVQGVGKGKGLMGSGGLIHYLPPVVDTNHSNIVQSTVKWPMTAWQGISIGPNVDMDLLLSANKSDANLKGIITSIPIIGNQLFHPSYNINVIEVTNNNTISSDLDNAHKHTNTNKHNQTNTKPSKISNYTESSHIVTDLGNDNIKSK, encoded by the exons ATGAAGCCAAGGGCCCCAATCCGCAAAGAAAGTCAACGATTTCCATTAGAGGCAGCGTCAGTACTGTCACGAGCTTCGCAATCAGCAGATGACGAAAAAACACAAAGATCATCAGTGAATGCTATTTCTACACGAGTACAGagcaaacattttacattCTTACCTACAGCGCTTAAACAATACATGCCAAAGGTTAGAAATCGAAGCCAAGATCCGGCGCCGTATTTAGCGTCTGTATTGCATCGATTCATAatgagtaaaaaaaataatgaactaTCATTAGAGTCTATACCCTTTAGTAGAATATCAGGAGAGCAGTACGTAAACTTACACGATATTGAGCTATTTCATACATCATCATCAACCATCTCAACAAATTCTAAGCCTCAGTTCCAGCCGCCGAACGCAAAAGCAGCATCCGTATTCACATCGCTAACGTCCAGAGTAATGAAAGCCACAAACCGCGTTATCGTTAAAAAACACAGCACAAGAAGTAAGAGctcaaattgtgcaaatattgATAGTAAGAGAAAGAAGCCAGACCGACCGAAATTACTGATTCCACTGCCAACGTTTGGTGCAACATCATTTGTAACGCTTCTAACTCTTATATGTATTGAAACGGTACTGCTTTCAACAATGACCAACTGTGCCAAgacattttatatgcattggaACACATCTAACAGCAT ATTCCGGATTGATAATACCGATCACATAATTGATGTAAATAAAGGTAATCTGGCGTTTGAGTTTGATCAAGTACACATAATCTGTCCAGTATATGAGCCTGGTACTTTCGAAAATGAGACAGAGAAGTACATAATATACAATGTATCTAAAGTAGAGTATGAGACATGTCGCATAACCAATGCCGATCCGCGTGTAATAGCCATATGTGATAAGCCTCagaaattaatgttttttacgATAACTTTCCGGCCATTTACACCGCAGCCAGGTGGTTTGGAGTTCCTACCTGGAAATgactattattttatat CAACATCATCGAAAGATGACTTGTATCGACGAATCGGCGGTCGCTGCTCCACGAACAATATGAAAGTTGTTTTTAAAGTGTGTTGTGCTGCCGAGGAAAAAAACAAGACAATGACGGATACGACGGGTCCCATAAGCGCATCAGCGGAAAATGGCATTGTGTCGGTTGGCAATAATTTAGATAGTACTGGGGTTCACAGTGATTCTAATTTAAATAGCCATGGGCACGGTCATGGTCACAATGTAGCAAATACAATTGGAATAAGTGGCGTCAATACTGGCTCAATGGGCCGCGGAGTATCAGCAGGTTCTACCAATAGTGGCATTCAGCTAAAACCAATCAGCGGCATGGGTACTTCGATTAATACGAACATTGATCATTTCAATCGTATTCCTATACAACCGAATGTAATGGGCAATAGCATTGGAGCATCTGGGGGTGGAGTTGGAGGAGGGATGAACGTAATGAGTGGAAGTGGTACAGGAGGAATCATACTATCCCCAGGGCATGGTAGCATAAACATGCTACCTCCAGGACGGGGTGGTGTTCATATGGCGTATCCCGGCCATCATCATATCCAGACCGGAATTCGCATAAACAACGTACAAACGCAACAGAGTAATCAACATCCACAACATAAGGGTGACAGCAATGTGAACAATAATGGTAAGGATAGAATTAAAAGTCAGACAAAGGATGGTCGGTTCTACGTGCAAGGAGTTGGAAAAGGCAAAGGTTTGATGGGCAGCGGCGGCCTTATTCATTACTTGCCGCCAGTGGTTGATACCAACCACAGCAACATTGTACAGAGTACTGTCAAATGGCCAATGACTGCGTGGCAGGGCATTAGCATTGGCCCAAACGTAGATATGGACTTGCTTTTATCTGCTAATAAATCAGATGCAAATTTGAAAGGAATCATTACATCTATACCAATAATTGGCAATCAGTTGTTTCACCCAAGCTATAATATTAATGTCATAGAGGTCACCAATAACAATACCATATCTAGTGACTTAGACAATGCCCACAAACAtactaatacaaataaacacaatcaaacaaatacaaaaccaAGTAAAATTAGCAATTACACAGAATCGTCCCACATTGTGACAGATCTTGGTAAtgataatataaaaagtaagtaG
- the LOC108607322 gene encoding uncharacterized protein LOC108607322 isoform X2: MKPRAPIRKESQRFPLEAASVLSRASQSADDEKTQRSSVNAISTRVQSKHFTFLPTALKQYMPKVRNRSQDPAPYLASVLHRFIMSKKNNELSLESIPFSRISGEQYVNLHDIELFHTSSSTISTNSKPQFQPPNAKAASVFTSLTSRVMKATNRVIVKKHSTRSKSSNCANIDSKRKKPDRPKLLIPLPTFGATSFVTLLTLICIETVLLSTMTNCAKTFYMHWNTSNSIFRIDNTDHIIDVNKGNLAFEFDQVHIICPVYEPGTFENETEKYIIYNVSKVEYETCRITNADPRVIAICDKPQKLMFFTITFRPFTPQPGGLEFLPGNDYYFISTSSKDDLYRRIGGRCSTNNMKVVFKVCCAAEEKNKTMTDTTGPISASAENGIVSVGNNLDSTGVHSDSNLNSHGHGHGHNVANTIGISGVNTGSMGRGVSAGSTNSGIQLKPISGMGTSINTNIDHFNRIPIQPNVMGNSIGASGGGVGGGMNVMSGSGTGGIILSPGHGSINMLPPGRGGVHMAYPGHHHIQTGIRINNVQTQQSNQHPQHKGDSNVNNNDDNGYDKHPNEVVKNEELTYNSGSASAVKYHIGCISIIWPEPFTSHLRCVVLITLVISFHYLFGFKITIG; this comes from the exons ATGAAGCCAAGGGCCCCAATCCGCAAAGAAAGTCAACGATTTCCATTAGAGGCAGCGTCAGTACTGTCACGAGCTTCGCAATCAGCAGATGACGAAAAAACACAAAGATCATCAGTGAATGCTATTTCTACACGAGTACAGagcaaacattttacattCTTACCTACAGCGCTTAAACAATACATGCCAAAGGTTAGAAATCGAAGCCAAGATCCGGCGCCGTATTTAGCGTCTGTATTGCATCGATTCATAatgagtaaaaaaaataatgaactaTCATTAGAGTCTATACCCTTTAGTAGAATATCAGGAGAGCAGTACGTAAACTTACACGATATTGAGCTATTTCATACATCATCATCAACCATCTCAACAAATTCTAAGCCTCAGTTCCAGCCGCCGAACGCAAAAGCAGCATCCGTATTCACATCGCTAACGTCCAGAGTAATGAAAGCCACAAACCGCGTTATCGTTAAAAAACACAGCACAAGAAGTAAGAGctcaaattgtgcaaatattgATAGTAAGAGAAAGAAGCCAGACCGACCGAAATTACTGATTCCACTGCCAACGTTTGGTGCAACATCATTTGTAACGCTTCTAACTCTTATATGTATTGAAACGGTACTGCTTTCAACAATGACCAACTGTGCCAAgacattttatatgcattggaACACATCTAACAGCAT ATTCCGGATTGATAATACCGATCACATAATTGATGTAAATAAAGGTAATCTGGCGTTTGAGTTTGATCAAGTACACATAATCTGTCCAGTATATGAGCCTGGTACTTTCGAAAATGAGACAGAGAAGTACATAATATACAATGTATCTAAAGTAGAGTATGAGACATGTCGCATAACCAATGCCGATCCGCGTGTAATAGCCATATGTGATAAGCCTCagaaattaatgttttttacgATAACTTTCCGGCCATTTACACCGCAGCCAGGTGGTTTGGAGTTCCTACCTGGAAATgactattattttatat CAACATCATCGAAAGATGACTTGTATCGACGAATCGGCGGTCGCTGCTCCACGAACAATATGAAAGTTGTTTTTAAAGTGTGTTGTGCTGCCGAGGAAAAAAACAAGACAATGACGGATACGACGGGTCCCATAAGCGCATCAGCGGAAAATGGCATTGTGTCGGTTGGCAATAATTTAGATAGTACTGGGGTTCACAGTGATTCTAATTTAAATAGCCATGGGCACGGTCATGGTCACAATGTAGCAAATACAATTGGAATAAGTGGCGTCAATACTGGCTCAATGGGCCGCGGAGTATCAGCAGGTTCTACCAATAGTGGCATTCAGCTAAAACCAATCAGCGGCATGGGTACTTCGATTAATACGAACATTGATCATTTCAATCGTATTCCTATACAACCGAATGTAATGGGCAATAGCATTGGAGCATCTGGGGGTGGAGTTGGAGGAGGGATGAACGTAATGAGTGGAAGTGGTACAGGAGGAATCATACTATCCCCAGGGCATGGTAGCATAAACATGCTACCTCCAGGACGGGGTGGTGTTCATATGGCGTATCCCGGCCATCATCATATCCAGACCGGAATTCGCATAAACAACGTACAAACGCAACAGAGTAATCAACATCCACAACATAAGGGTGACAGCAATGTGAACAATAATG ATGACAATGGTTACGATAAGCATCCCAACGAGGTTGTCAAAAATGAAGAGCTCACTTATAATAGTGGATCAGCAAGTGCAGTCAAATACCATATCGGATGCATCAGTATAATCTGGCCAGAACCTTTCACCAGCCATTTAAGATGTGTTGTCCTCATAACATTGGTAATCAGCTTTCACTACCTATTCGGCTTTAAAATAACCATAGGTTGA